One Clarias gariepinus isolate MV-2021 ecotype Netherlands chromosome 18, CGAR_prim_01v2, whole genome shotgun sequence genomic window carries:
- the LOC128506355 gene encoding macrophage mannose receptor 1-like yields the protein MNTSYALRRQEIVGALVAPRVFAEFHRINNINLRNQFYKELDRHTPKLITLFRDKATKTGKIAQELAKLIRIYDFQEQRDINMRRALVLRALPVYLREDAFKFFRTCNSADGPDLTDTPLALLTVVMDDTTDASLLSPESICIVVEDEILDNKPLKGRLLTLKNDLFSCSGYKLIKEQKTWRDAQTYCRKNYIDLVSVRNQTENENIKNVRQNSSNDYVWIGLFNDSWKWSDQSNSSFRYWSSNKPSKDLKCTAVNVSDQLYWSDVDCTENLPFICHHENKLVLIKQNLTWREALRYCRNNHYDLVSVLTQEMQVWVKEVAQDASTEHVWLGLRYDCIQSIWFWVFGSLICFQDWAPGNGNGFEICTNEERTGAVQSRGEQQWISLPQSNTLNFICSNY from the exons ATGAACACATCCTATGCTCTTCGTCGCCAAGAAATCGTTGGAGCCCTTGTAGCTCCACGG GTGTTTGCAGAGTTTCACCGAATCAACAACATTAACCTGCGCAATCAATTCTACAAGGAGCTGGACAGACACACGCCTAAACTCATCACCTTGTTCAGAGACAAGGCTACCAAGACTGGCAAGATAGCGCAGGAGCTAGCCAAGCTCATAAGGATTTATGACTTTCAG GAACAACGTGATATAAATATGAGACGGGCCCTCGTCCTTCGTGCACTTCCTGTCTACTTGCGTGAAGATGCCTTCAAGTTCTTCAGGACCTGCAAC tcAGCAGATGGTCCAGACCTCACTGACACTCCATTGGCTCTCCTGACAGTCGTCATGGATGACACTACTGATGCGTCCCTCCTCAGCCCTGAGAGCATCTGTATTGTCGTGGAGGATGAAATACTT GACAACAAACCACTGAAAGGGCGTCTGCTGACGCTGAAGAATGATTTGTTCA gCTGTAGTggttacaaattaattaaggaGCAAAAGACCTGGCGTGATGCTCAAACCTACTGCAGAAAGAACTACATCGACCTGGTCAGTGTAAGGAACCAAACTGAGAACGAGAACATCAAGAATGTGAGGCAGAATTCCTCTAATGATTATGTTTGGATTGGTCTGTTTAATGACTCCTGGAAGTGGTCAGATCAGAGTAATTCCTCATTCAGATACTGGAGCTCTAACAAACCCAGTAAAGATTTGAAATGTACTGCAGTCAACGTGTCTGATCAACTCTACTGGAGTGATGTGGACTGTACAGAAAACCTTCCGTTCATCTGCCACCATGAGA ATAAACTTGTATTGATTAAGCAGAATCTGACCTGGAGAGAAGCTCTGAGATACTGCAGGAACAATCATTATGACCTGGTCTCAGTGCTCACTCAGGAGATGCAGGTCTGGGTGAAGGAAGTGGCTCAAGACGCCTCCACTGAACACGTGTGGCTCGGACTGCGTTATGACTGCATCCAGAGTATCTGGTTCTGGGTTTTTGGATCATTGATCTGCTTCCAGGACTGGGCCCCGGGGAACGGGAACGGGTTCGAAATCTGTACAAATGAGGAGAGAACCGGAGCAGTTCAGTCTAGAGGAGAGCAGCAGTGGATCAGCCTGCCTCAGAGCAACACACTCAACTTCATCTGCTCTAACTATTAA